From Pirellulales bacterium, one genomic window encodes:
- a CDS encoding GNAT family N-acetyltransferase, protein MDYKLVAALTEETRAAVFSFLRSYNRAQNPAFFAARDLPENAPQPLNVVAFDPSGTVVGGLTAETQFAWLKVSIVAVAENARRHGVGRGLMELAEKEAVARGCRHAFLDTMDYQAPGFYQKLGYQIAGKLENWDSHGHAQFLFTKGLGKP, encoded by the coding sequence ATGGACTATAAACTGGTCGCCGCACTGACCGAAGAGACGCGAGCGGCGGTCTTTTCCTTCTTGCGCAGCTACAACCGGGCCCAGAATCCAGCCTTCTTCGCGGCGCGCGATCTCCCCGAGAACGCGCCGCAGCCGCTCAACGTCGTGGCGTTCGACCCGTCGGGAACGGTCGTTGGCGGACTGACGGCTGAGACGCAGTTCGCGTGGCTCAAGGTTTCGATCGTCGCTGTCGCCGAAAACGCGCGGCGGCATGGCGTTGGGCGCGGACTCATGGAACTGGCCGAGAAAGAGGCGGTGGCGCGGGGTTGCCGGCACGCCTTCCTCGATACGATGGACTATCAGGCTCCCGGCTTCTATCAGAAGCTTGGCTATCAGATCGCCGGCAAGCTGGAAAACTGGGACTCACACGGCCACGCCCAGTTCCTGTTTACAAAAGGGCTCGGCAAACCATGA
- a CDS encoding glycoside hydrolase family 71/99-like protein: MTRLIEAGKAVILPVLFLVALVSGVGAADAPSSGEEDQPWLRPYSGPTQNDVDATTLDGKVLCGYQGWFNTPGDGTDFGFGHWGQGLDRPDGGRFVVDMWPDVADYDLHDLCEVPGLKMPDGSPARLYSAFRKGPVLLHCKWMRQYGIDGVFLSRFVGETANPARARHLNTVLADVREGCHREGRVWAMMLDLTMRRGASTAIVMNDWKFLCDKVQVREDSRYLHHQGKPVVLLWGLGFKDRPWTPEQGEELVNFFKNDPHYGGVYLIGGIDPQWRTLAGGSRPDAGWAKVYRMFDSISPWNAGRFRDDAGMDRMRETVWERDLAELKSLGIGYMPTAFPGFSWDNLRRTPPGTTMTARRKGEFYWRQFVIFKTLGIRTVFVGMFDEVNEGTAIYKVANQIPVGKYFVTLEGLPSDWYLKLTGAATQMIRGEAPVSQKIPDELPFPKEQ, encoded by the coding sequence GTGACTAGGCTGATCGAAGCGGGCAAGGCCGTCATTTTGCCCGTCCTTTTTCTCGTGGCGCTCGTGAGCGGCGTTGGCGCGGCCGATGCGCCATCGTCGGGCGAGGAAGATCAACCTTGGTTGCGCCCCTACTCCGGACCTACGCAAAATGACGTTGACGCGACGACGCTCGACGGCAAGGTTCTCTGCGGCTATCAGGGATGGTTCAACACGCCGGGCGACGGAACGGATTTCGGGTTCGGGCATTGGGGGCAAGGGCTGGATCGGCCTGATGGCGGACGGTTCGTCGTCGATATGTGGCCCGACGTTGCGGACTACGACCTGCACGATCTTTGTGAGGTCCCGGGCCTCAAAATGCCGGATGGTTCGCCCGCCCGGCTTTACAGCGCCTTCCGCAAGGGACCAGTGCTGCTGCATTGCAAGTGGATGCGGCAGTATGGTATCGATGGCGTCTTCCTCAGTCGATTCGTGGGGGAAACCGCCAACCCGGCGCGCGCCCGGCATCTGAATACGGTGCTCGCCGACGTGCGCGAAGGATGCCACCGCGAGGGGCGGGTCTGGGCGATGATGCTCGATCTCACGATGCGGCGCGGCGCATCGACGGCAATCGTGATGAACGACTGGAAGTTCCTCTGCGACAAGGTCCAGGTCCGCGAGGATTCACGTTACCTTCATCATCAAGGGAAGCCGGTCGTGCTGCTGTGGGGATTGGGGTTCAAGGACCGCCCCTGGACGCCGGAGCAAGGCGAGGAATTGGTCAACTTCTTCAAGAACGATCCGCACTACGGCGGAGTTTATCTGATTGGCGGGATCGACCCGCAATGGCGGACGCTGGCGGGCGGATCGCGGCCGGACGCAGGTTGGGCGAAGGTGTATCGGATGTTCGACTCGATCAGCCCGTGGAACGCTGGACGCTTCCGCGACGACGCGGGCATGGACCGCATGCGCGAGACGGTGTGGGAACGTGATCTGGCCGAGCTGAAAAGCTTGGGGATCGGTTACATGCCGACGGCCTTTCCCGGTTTTTCCTGGGACAACCTCCGCCGAACGCCGCCGGGAACGACGATGACCGCGCGGCGGAAGGGGGAATTCTATTGGCGGCAATTCGTCATCTTCAAGACCTTGGGAATCCGAACGGTCTTTGTCGGAATGTTTGACGAGGTCAACGAAGGGACCGCGATCTACAAGGTGGCCAACCAGATCCCAGTGGGAAAATACTTCGTGACGCTCGAGGGGCTTCCATCCGACTGGTATTTGAAGCTGACCGGCGCCGCAACTCAGATGATCCGCGGTGAGGCCCCAGTGTCGCAGAAGATTCCGGACGAGTTGCCGTTTCCAAAGGAGCAATGA
- a CDS encoding autotransporter-associated beta strand repeat-containing protein has product MKTSTTFKPRPRSRALYTLLLGAMALWAMPATALAQIFVTNYNNGTIGEYTTTGATVNAALITGLNQPYGIAVSGGNLFVVNNASGTIGEYTTTGETVNAALITGLHSPAGIAVSGGNLFVVNHVVNSGTIGEYTASGATVNASLITGLINPLSIAVSGENLFVTNFLNANAGTIGEYTSTGATVNAALITGLNGPGGIAVSGGNLFVGVSIDGTISEYTTSGATVNASLITGLNNPQGIAASGGNLFVKDGNAIGEYNAASGATVNAALITGFFNVLGIYVSSVTVTSSWSGTNSTNWADSANWSDAAPGATTGTANTDTALFNQSAPNSPLTIDAGRNVQNITLDTANVNSLTIGTVGGQALLLTAGGSIQSSPTVSTAQMVNAPLVLEGPTTLNSNATSSSATLSFGGGITPGATSGVTTLTLNGANIGANTISGVLADNGAGQLAVTMNGTGVWILSGANTYSGGTTINSGTLKTTTSGALGSGSLTINGSGSILDLGNTNQNVGAVNIAAGTIQNGTLTATSFTVNNSAALTFPSTLILAGAGGLTKTSTGTLTLSDLNTFSGGTTINSGALTTTASGALGSGPLTINGSGVTSALTLGASQTVSSLTSDESGTGSVTVNVATVATLNSTGALTTTGTLNLLGNGTTEIDGAPTLNNNSMLELSRGTLRFKAASGSATIGTGVTATVAVRGTLELAGSVSALSSGANRVNIINTSIAAAGLLVSGTHQQVGNIDGSGITQVNGGSDLTANHIVQSALVVGGTAGNPGLVTIDASDASGNPLGQSSGLALAGSLASNDPFADGIGSASLIDGAASGDSNSVETAFSQATPNAGIGPATVPEPSTILLSAVGLLGLLINGIRRRRMNG; this is encoded by the coding sequence ATGAAAACAAGCACCACATTCAAGCCGCGGCCGCGGTCGCGCGCCCTTTACACGCTCCTTCTTGGCGCGATGGCGCTCTGGGCCATGCCCGCAACCGCTCTCGCGCAAATCTTTGTCACGAACTATAACAATGGCACGATTGGCGAATACACCACCACGGGGGCAACGGTGAATGCCGCACTGATCACGGGTTTGAATCAGCCGTATGGCATCGCGGTGTCAGGAGGGAATCTGTTTGTCGTGAACAATGCCAGTGGCACGATTGGCGAATACACCACCACGGGGGAGACGGTGAACGCCGCGCTGATCACGGGGTTGCATAGCCCGGCTGGCATCGCGGTCTCTGGAGGGAATCTGTTTGTCGTGAACCACGTCGTGAACTCTGGAACGATCGGCGAATACACGGCCTCGGGGGCGACGGTGAACGCTTCACTGATCACGGGGCTGATTAACCCGCTAAGTATTGCCGTGTCTGGAGAGAATCTGTTTGTCACGAACTTTTTAAACGCAAATGCCGGCACGATCGGCGAATACACCTCCACAGGGGCGACGGTGAACGCCGCGCTGATCACGGGGTTGAATGGCCCGGGTGGCATCGCGGTGTCAGGAGGGAATCTGTTTGTCGGCGTGAGCATAGACGGCACGATTAGTGAATACACCACCTCGGGGGCGACGGTGAACGCTTCACTGATCACGGGGTTGAATAACCCACAGGGCATCGCGGCGTCGGGCGGGAATCTGTTTGTCAAGGATGGCAACGCGATTGGCGAATACAACGCCGCCTCGGGGGCGACGGTGAACGCCGCGCTGATCACGGGGTTTTTTAACGTGTTAGGCATTTACGTCTCTTCTGTGACCGTGACATCCTCCTGGAGCGGAACGAACAGCACGAACTGGGCCGACAGCGCCAATTGGTCCGACGCGGCGCCCGGCGCTACCACGGGCACGGCGAACACCGACACCGCCCTCTTCAATCAGAGTGCGCCAAATTCGCCTTTGACCATCGACGCCGGCCGCAACGTCCAGAACATCACCCTCGATACCGCTAACGTCAATTCGTTGACCATCGGCACGGTCGGCGGCCAGGCCCTGCTGCTGACCGCCGGCGGCTCGATTCAGAGTTCTCCAACGGTGTCAACCGCTCAAATGGTCAACGCTCCGCTCGTGCTAGAGGGGCCCACAACGCTTAACTCCAACGCAACGAGCAGCTCCGCCACGTTAAGTTTCGGCGGCGGAATAACACCCGGCGCGACAAGTGGCGTTACGACGCTCACTTTGAATGGAGCCAACATCGGCGCGAACACGATCAGCGGCGTCTTGGCCGATAACGGCGCAGGGCAACTAGCTGTCACCATGAACGGCACCGGCGTCTGGATTCTTTCGGGCGCCAATACTTACAGTGGCGGCACGACGATCAACTCCGGCACGTTGAAAACCACCACTTCCGGCGCGCTCGGCAGCGGTTCCCTGACGATCAACGGCTCGGGCAGCATTCTTGATCTGGGCAACACTAACCAGAACGTCGGCGCCGTCAACATCGCTGCGGGCACGATTCAAAACGGCACGCTGACGGCCACCTCGTTTACAGTAAACAATTCAGCCGCTCTGACGTTCCCAAGCACGCTGATCCTTGCAGGGGCGGGCGGCTTGACCAAGACCAGCACCGGTACGCTCACCCTGTCCGATTTGAATACCTTTAGCGGCGGCACGACGATCAACTCCGGCGCATTGACAACTACTGCCTCTGGCGCTCTCGGAAGCGGCCCCTTGACGATCAACGGTTCGGGCGTCACCTCCGCCTTGACTCTTGGCGCGAGCCAGACTGTAAGTAGTTTGACGAGCGATGAATCGGGCACCGGATCAGTAACGGTCAACGTCGCCACCGTCGCCACGTTGAACTCTACGGGGGCACTGACTACCACGGGCACCTTAAACCTGCTGGGGAACGGAACCACGGAAATCGACGGCGCCCCGACGCTGAACAACAACAGTATGTTGGAACTGTCCCGAGGCACCCTGCGGTTCAAGGCCGCCTCGGGCTCGGCCACAATCGGCACGGGAGTCACCGCGACGGTTGCAGTCCGCGGGACGTTGGAACTGGCTGGTTCCGTCTCAGCCTTATCTTCCGGCGCCAACCGCGTGAACATCATCAACACCAGCATCGCTGCAGCCGGGCTACTCGTCTCCGGCACGCATCAGCAAGTGGGAAACATCGACGGTTCGGGCATTACGCAAGTAAATGGGGGAAGCGATCTCACCGCCAACCACATCGTCCAAAGCGCGCTGGTCGTCGGCGGCACGGCCGGCAACCCTGGCTTGGTGACGATCGACGCGAGCGACGCCTCAGGCAATCCCCTGGGTCAGTCGAGCGGATTGGCCTTGGCTGGATCGCTTGCGTCGAATGATCCGTTTGCCGACGGCATCGGGTCCGCAAGTTTGATCGACGGCGCGGCGAGCGGCGACTCGAATTCCGTCGAAACGGCGTTTTCGCAAGCAACGCCCAACGCCGGAATCGGCCCCGCAACGGTGCCCGAGCCTTCGACCATCCTGCTATCCGCCGTCGGACTGCTCGGCCTACTCATCAACGGCATTCGTCGGCGACGAATGAATGGATGA
- a CDS encoding antitoxin family protein, with protein MTLTANAIYENGVLKLDQPLPLKEHEKVRVTVEPNVSLAQQTAGMIGWTGDVETFERILKEAEETQYL; from the coding sequence ATGACGCTTACTGCAAACGCCATCTACGAAAACGGCGTGCTGAAACTGGATCAACCGTTGCCGCTCAAAGAGCATGAAAAGGTCCGGGTCACGGTCGAGCCAAACGTTAGCCTGGCACAACAGACCGCCGGAATGATCGGCTGGACAGGGGATGTCGAGACCTTTGAGCGGATTCTTAAGGAAGCCGAAGAGACGCAGTATCTATGA
- a CDS encoding PIN domain-containing protein, with product MTFDDLPAGAVVFLDANLLVYHFAAHPTFGTSCSRLIERIDKKEIAAFTSTHVLSEVAHRLMTYEASNVFGWKSKIVDRLKRHPTEIQKLQSFRQAIERIPQLGIQILTIPAHLVAAAAALSIRYGLLSNDALVVAIMQAQGLTSLASHDADFDRVPGLVRYTAA from the coding sequence ATGACCTTCGACGACCTGCCGGCTGGCGCCGTTGTTTTCCTGGACGCGAACCTGCTGGTCTATCACTTCGCTGCCCATCCGACTTTCGGCACTTCTTGTTCGAGACTGATTGAGCGTATTGATAAGAAAGAGATTGCGGCGTTCACGTCCACTCATGTCCTGAGCGAAGTTGCTCATCGCCTGATGACCTACGAAGCCTCCAACGTGTTTGGTTGGAAATCCAAGATTGTTGACCGCTTGAAGCGGCATCCGACCGAAATCCAGAAGTTGCAGTCTTTTCGCCAGGCGATCGAGAGAATTCCCCAGCTTGGAATTCAGATTCTGACGATCCCAGCCCATCTGGTCGCCGCCGCTGCCGCGCTGAGCATTCGATACGGACTGTTGAGCAACGATGCGCTCGTGGTTGCAATCATGCAGGCCCAGGGCCTCACAAGCCTAGCCAGCCACGACGCCGATTTCGACCGCGTGCCCGGGCTGGTGCGATACACCGCCGCCTGA
- a CDS encoding serine/threonine-protein kinase — protein MSNSSPLESIFFAALGKQSSAERVALLDEACAGNDELRGRVERMLAAQADAGSFLEHPASAPDVTSDLPLREGPSTVIGPYKLLEQIGEGGMGVVFMAEQIRPVQRRVALKIIKAGMDTRQVVARFEAERQALALMDHPNIARVLDAGATETGRPYFVMELVRGVPMTEYCDEKRLSIRERLELFVTICQAVQHAHQKGIIHRDLKPTNVLVTQLDGRPLAKVIDFGVAKATGQKLTDKTLFTGFAQLIGTPLYMSPEQAELSAQDVDTRSDIYSLGVLLYELLSGTTPFDSQRLKSVAFDELRRIIREEEPPRPSTRLTTLALEAASTVGTQRKSDPRQLTRLFRGELDWIVMKCLEKDRTRRYETASALAGDVERYLHDEPVQACPPSVRYRFRKFARRNKATLLTAGAVMIALVLGTVISTWQAIRAYDAEAQTSIKQRAADAFQQLFFNAFTNGDIKRDGRTVTIVEALDRSAKEVQEKFADDPRTKALLLELIGHSYHGLALEHEANQLLDQALELRIGALDRDDANTLNAINNLTIVYRANGRFDEAFRLDEENVKVCEGKLGHEHPITTQAMVCLAEDHRSAGRFDQAIPLYMEVLKLRTAKQGPEHPDTLWTKCTLADAYLRAGRLNEALPMIAEALSLGKAKLGPQHPQTLDAMGIQANAFQDAGRVDEAVQLREEELKLRKAKMGPERRETLASMGNLADAYRAAGRFDEAVRLLEESLKIMTAKLGRDYPDTLAMMGNLANAYQDAGRSDDAVRLYEQALGLEKAKLGPDHHDTLASMADLAADYQRAGRTIAAIRLGEETLKLMKAKFGPEHPNTLTVMSNLAIAYSDAGRSDEAIRLTEEAFKFKKAILGPEHPDTLSSMNNLVSAYVDANRLAEAEPLTREFLEIRERVRPDDWWNFMIRSLLGEVLLGLKKYAEAEPLLISGYEGMQDRAARIPPSFKPRLGDALQRLVQLYEATKQPEKVAAWKAKLAEFEKANPTVPIELTPPTKKPESATESKPASAVTNKSGK, from the coding sequence ATGAGCAATTCATCTCCCCTCGAATCGATCTTCTTTGCCGCGTTGGGAAAGCAATCCTCCGCGGAGCGCGTGGCTCTTCTCGACGAGGCCTGCGCGGGCAATGACGAGCTGCGCGGCCGCGTCGAGCGCATGCTTGCGGCGCAGGCCGATGCGGGGAGCTTTCTCGAGCATCCGGCGTCCGCCCCCGACGTCACCAGCGATCTTCCGCTCCGCGAAGGCCCGAGTACGGTGATCGGTCCCTATAAGCTGCTGGAGCAAATCGGCGAAGGGGGCATGGGCGTCGTGTTCATGGCCGAGCAGATTCGCCCCGTGCAGCGCCGCGTGGCCCTGAAGATCATCAAGGCAGGCATGGACACCCGGCAGGTGGTCGCCCGTTTCGAAGCCGAGCGGCAGGCGCTGGCGCTGATGGACCATCCGAACATCGCCCGCGTGCTCGATGCCGGGGCGACGGAAACCGGCCGGCCCTACTTCGTGATGGAATTGGTCCGCGGCGTGCCGATGACCGAATACTGCGACGAAAAGAGGCTCTCAATCCGCGAGCGGTTGGAGTTATTCGTCACGATTTGCCAAGCGGTGCAGCATGCCCATCAGAAGGGCATTATCCATCGCGACCTCAAGCCCACCAACGTGCTGGTGACGCAACTAGACGGCCGCCCGCTGGCGAAAGTGATCGACTTCGGCGTGGCCAAAGCCACTGGGCAGAAGCTCACCGACAAGACTCTGTTCACGGGCTTCGCCCAACTGATCGGCACGCCGCTTTACATGTCACCCGAGCAAGCAGAGTTGAGCGCGCAGGATGTCGACACCCGCAGCGACATTTATTCCTTGGGCGTGCTTTTGTACGAGCTGCTGTCTGGCACGACGCCGTTCGACAGCCAGCGGCTGAAGAGCGTCGCCTTCGACGAGCTGCGGCGGATCATCCGCGAGGAAGAACCGCCCCGGCCCAGCACGCGGCTAACGACTCTCGCTCTCGAAGCGGCAAGCACCGTTGGCACGCAGCGCAAGAGCGACCCGCGACAATTGACCCGCCTATTCCGCGGCGAACTGGATTGGATCGTGATGAAGTGCCTGGAAAAAGACCGCACCCGCCGCTACGAGACGGCCAGCGCCCTGGCCGGCGACGTGGAGCGCTACCTGCACGACGAGCCAGTGCAAGCCTGCCCACCCTCGGTCCGCTACCGCTTTCGCAAATTCGCTCGGCGGAACAAGGCGACGCTGCTGACAGCGGGAGCCGTGATGATCGCTCTCGTTCTGGGAACGGTGATTAGTACGTGGCAGGCGATCCGCGCTTACGACGCGGAAGCTCAAACCTCGATCAAGCAGCGAGCGGCAGATGCCTTTCAGCAGCTTTTCTTTAACGCTTTCACCAACGGTGATATAAAGCGCGACGGACGTACCGTCACTATCGTCGAGGCCCTCGATCGATCGGCAAAGGAAGTCCAAGAGAAGTTCGCCGACGATCCGCGTACTAAAGCACTTCTGCTCGAACTCATCGGACATTCGTATCATGGTTTGGCACTAGAGCACGAAGCGAATCAATTGCTTGATCAAGCCCTCGAATTGCGAATCGGCGCACTGGACCGCGACGACGCCAATACACTCAACGCGATAAACAACTTGACCATCGTTTATCGAGCCAACGGACGATTCGACGAAGCCTTTCGGCTGGATGAAGAAAACGTCAAGGTCTGCGAGGGCAAGCTGGGACACGAGCACCCCATCACGACCCAAGCGATGGTCTGCCTGGCGGAAGATCACCGAAGCGCCGGACGGTTCGACCAGGCCATTCCCCTTTATATGGAAGTGCTCAAGCTCCGGACGGCTAAACAAGGACCGGAGCACCCTGACACCCTTTGGACGAAGTGCACCCTAGCCGACGCGTACCTGAGAGCAGGTCGCCTGAACGAGGCGCTCCCGATGATCGCAGAGGCGCTCAGCCTCGGGAAAGCCAAACTCGGTCCGCAGCATCCCCAAACGCTCGACGCGATGGGCATTCAAGCCAACGCCTTTCAAGACGCCGGACGGGTCGACGAGGCCGTTCAGCTTCGTGAAGAAGAACTCAAGCTTCGGAAAGCCAAAATGGGACCGGAGCGGCGCGAAACGCTTGCGTCGATGGGGAATCTAGCGGACGCCTATCGAGCGGCTGGACGGTTCGATGAGGCCGTGCGGTTGCTTGAGGAATCGCTCAAAATCATGACGGCCAAACTGGGCCGGGACTACCCCGACACGCTCGCGATGATGGGCAATCTAGCGAACGCTTATCAAGACGCAGGGCGGAGCGACGACGCCGTTCGGCTGTATGAACAAGCGCTTGGACTCGAGAAAGCTAAGCTGGGTCCGGACCACCACGATACGCTCGCGAGTATGGCCGATCTAGCGGCCGATTATCAAAGAGCTGGACGCACAATCGCCGCCATTCGACTAGGTGAGGAAACGCTCAAACTCATGAAGGCCAAATTTGGACCGGAGCACCCCAACACGCTCACCGTGATGAGCAATCTAGCGATCGCTTATTCAGACGCGGGGCGGAGCGACGAGGCTATTCGGCTGACTGAAGAGGCGTTCAAATTCAAGAAAGCCATACTCGGACCAGAACACCCCGACACCCTTAGCTCGATGAACAACCTAGTGAGCGCTTACGTGGATGCCAACCGGCTGGCCGAGGCCGAGCCACTGACCAGAGAGTTCTTAGAGATCCGCGAAAGAGTGCGCCCAGACGATTGGTGGAACTTCATGATCCGGAGCTTGTTGGGGGAAGTGCTGCTGGGGCTGAAGAAATACGCCGAGGCCGAGCCGCTGCTAATCTCCGGCTACGAAGGGATGCAGGATCGCGCAGCCAGAATCCCCCCCTCTTTCAAACCGCGTCTGGGGGATGCGCTTCAGCGCCTCGTGCAATTGTACGAAGCGACGAAACAGCCGGAAAAAGTCGCCGCCTGGAAGGCAAAACTGGCCGAGTTCGAGAAAGCGAATCCCACCGTGCCCATAGAGCTTACTCCGCCAACCAAGAAGCCGGAGTCAGCAACCGAGTCGAAGCCAGCCTCCGCCGTGACAAACAAATCCGGCAAATGA
- a CDS encoding ECF-type sigma factor: protein MNDVTRILSAVEKGDPSAAEQLLPLVYNELRRLAAQRLAQEKPGQTLQATALVHDAYLRLVGGDGDQRWNSRGHFFAAAAEAMRRILVEQARHKRRLKHGGERRRVDLDSACSVSEPPSLDLLALDEALTKLSAIEPAKADLVKLRFFAGLTMPEAASALGISLATAERHWTFARSWLFSELADQPRDPDP, encoded by the coding sequence ATGAACGACGTCACGCGGATTCTGTCCGCCGTCGAAAAAGGTGATCCAAGTGCGGCCGAGCAACTCTTGCCGCTCGTCTATAACGAATTGCGCAGACTGGCCGCCCAGCGCTTGGCGCAAGAAAAACCCGGACAGACGCTCCAGGCGACCGCGCTCGTCCACGATGCTTATCTGCGGCTGGTCGGCGGCGACGGCGATCAGCGCTGGAACAGCCGCGGGCACTTCTTTGCCGCGGCCGCGGAGGCGATGCGGCGAATCCTCGTCGAACAGGCCCGGCATAAGCGGCGGCTCAAGCACGGCGGCGAGCGGCGGCGCGTCGATCTCGATTCGGCCTGCTCGGTATCCGAACCGCCGTCGCTCGACTTGCTCGCCCTCGATGAAGCTCTGACAAAACTTTCGGCCATCGAGCCGGCCAAGGCGGATCTGGTGAAACTCCGCTTCTTCGCCGGGCTGACCATGCCCGAGGCCGCCTCAGCCCTCGGAATCTCCCTGGCCACGGCCGAGCGCCACTGGACATTCGCCCGCTCCTGGCTGTTTTCCGAACTCGCGGACCAACCACGGGACCCCGATCCATAG